One part of the Phoenix dactylifera cultivar Barhee BC4 chromosome 4, palm_55x_up_171113_PBpolish2nd_filt_p, whole genome shotgun sequence genome encodes these proteins:
- the LOC103714347 gene encoding derlin-1, protein MSTPAEFYNSLPPISKGYGTLCLLTTVACQLGILPPASIALYYPFVLSHFQVWRLLTNFFFLGKFSINFGIRLLMIARYGVQLERGPFDKRTADFLWMMMFGAFSLLALSAIPPLWSPFLGISLVFMLLYVWSREFPDAQINIYGLVTLKAFYLPWAMLALDVIFGSPLMPDLLGIIAGHLYYFLTVLHPLAGGKNILKTPNWVHRLVARWAIRSQAYSSARPNDTTAGVAFRGRSYRLNR, encoded by the exons attctatAATTCTCTTCCACCAATAAGCAAGGGATACGGGACCCTGTGTTTGCTGACCACAGTGGCATGTCAGTTAGGAATACTTCCTCCTGCAAGTATTGCACTATACTATCCGTTTGTACTTTCACATTTTCAG GTGTGGAGGTTGCTCacaaactttttctttcttggtaaATTTTCAATCAACTTTGGAATTCGTCTTCTCATGAT AGCAAGATATGGAGTACAGTTGGAGAGAGGTCCTTTCGACAAGCGTACTGCAGACTTTTTATGGAtgatgatgtttggagcattcTCATTGTTG GCTTTGTCTGCCATCCCTCCTCTATGGTCCCCTTTCTTAGGGATTTCACTGGTCTTTATGCTTCTCTATGTTTGGAGCAGAGAGTTTCCAGATGCCCAGATCAACATTTATGGCCTTGTTACACTAAAA GCATTTTATCTACCATGGGCAATGCTTGCACTGGATGTTATCTTTGGTTCGCCGCTTATGCCTGACCTACTGGGAATTATCGCTGGGCATCTATACTACTTCCTAACGGTGTTGCATCCTCTTGCTGGTGGGAAAAATATTCTGAAGACTCCAAATTGGGT ACACAGATTAGTTGCTCGGTGGGCAATACGATCGCAAGCCTATTCCTCCGCGAGGCCTAATGATACGACTGCTGGTGTGGCCTTCCGGGGGCGAAGCTATAGGTTAAATAGATGA